From Virgibacillus natechei, the proteins below share one genomic window:
- a CDS encoding sulfite exporter TauE/SafE family protein has protein sequence MVFILCILIGLTTAFIGSLMGLGGGVILIPILLFLSSFMDSFAWVSPQTIVGISLVTMIFTALSSTIAYSKIGRVDYKTGLLFLSGSIPGGVLGSWFNQFVHTNDFLLYFGFVMIMISLLFFVKLKPKEQPVTGKWQVMRTFRVDGITYHYTVSIWLAFVLSLFVGTLSGLFGIGGGAIMVPAMIMLFGFPVHIATATSMFMILFVSAISGSTHIILGHIAWEYVLFFIVGAWIGGKLGVAVNQMLPGKTLEWILRILLIMIGLRMIFQGLA, from the coding sequence TTGGTTTTTATACTATGTATTTTAATTGGTTTGACGACTGCATTTATCGGTAGTTTAATGGGACTTGGTGGCGGGGTTATCCTCATACCTATCTTGTTGTTTTTAAGTAGTTTTATGGATTCATTTGCTTGGGTGTCACCGCAAACGATTGTAGGCATCTCACTAGTGACAATGATTTTTACTGCATTATCATCAACGATTGCCTATTCTAAAATAGGGCGCGTGGATTATAAAACAGGATTATTATTTTTATCAGGCAGCATTCCTGGTGGTGTGTTGGGATCCTGGTTCAATCAATTTGTCCATACGAATGATTTTTTACTGTATTTCGGCTTTGTAATGATTATGATATCATTACTATTTTTTGTGAAACTAAAACCAAAGGAACAGCCTGTAACCGGTAAATGGCAGGTAATGCGAACATTTCGTGTAGATGGGATTACCTATCATTACACCGTGTCGATCTGGCTAGCGTTTGTTCTTTCACTATTTGTAGGTACACTATCGGGATTGTTTGGAATTGGTGGCGGGGCAATTATGGTACCTGCTATGATAATGTTATTCGGATTTCCAGTACATATCGCCACAGCAACTTCCATGTTTATGATTCTTTTTGTAAGTGCGATAAGTGGTAGCACACATATTATACTTGGACATATCGCATGGGAATATGTTTTATTTTTTATTGTGGGTGCGTGGATTGGTGGGAAACTCGGTGTAGCGGTAAACCAGATGCTGCCAGGGAAAACCCTCGAATGGATATTACGCATTCTATTGATAATGATAGGATTACGCATGATTTTTCAAGGACTAGCTTAA
- a CDS encoding YunC family protein, translating into MITVNPLEVDGIVFMATRVELPKTNLLVISNDIGYIMCAALDVDIFNENEKLKKREVIAGRAVGVRTIDELLNAPLEKITDASKEAYGWEEGMIGRDALVKIS; encoded by the coding sequence ATGATTACAGTAAATCCATTAGAGGTAGATGGAATTGTATTTATGGCAACACGGGTAGAGCTGCCAAAAACCAATTTATTAGTGATATCAAATGACATAGGATATATAATGTGTGCGGCCTTAGATGTGGATATCTTTAACGAGAATGAAAAATTGAAAAAGCGTGAGGTGATCGCTGGTCGAGCAGTTGGAGTAAGAACAATTGATGAACTGTTAAACGCTCCACTGGAAAAAATTACGGACGCTTCAAAGGAAGCATATGGCTGGGAAGAAGGCATGATCGGAAGGGACGCCTTAGTTAAAATATCATAA
- the sufD gene encoding Fe-S cluster assembly protein SufD gives MTVDIKLPYDKDYIDQFSQVRNEPEWMRLLRLQALEQADSLEMPKPDKTKIGKWNFSRFKHTAQGEAISSINELPAEIHGFLDKDNAPENILIQRNNSVAFTSLSQDLKDKGVIFTDIFTALQQHEDLVKKYYMKDAVTIDEHRLTAMHAALMNGGIFVYIPKNVQVETPIQTIFWQEDPEVALFNHVLVVAEESSSLTYVENYISHNYEQETIANVVTEVIAHDNAKISFGGVDNFAAGTTSYMNRRGVAYRDASIDWAIGEMNDGHTVFENITHLVGDNSTGHAKTVTVGRGNLIQNLTTKSVHFGKDTDAHILQHGVMKDKATSIFNAIGKVENGATRSNAEQESRVLMLSEKARGDANPILLIDEDDVTAGHAASVGRVDPLQLYYLMSRGISQAEAERLIIFGFLAPVVNQLPIASVREQLTQLIERKVY, from the coding sequence ATGACTGTAGACATCAAACTACCATATGACAAAGATTATATTGATCAGTTTTCGCAAGTAAGAAACGAACCAGAATGGATGCGGCTCCTACGCCTTCAAGCTTTAGAACAAGCTGATTCGCTTGAAATGCCTAAGCCTGATAAGACGAAGATAGGCAAATGGAATTTCAGTCGTTTTAAACATACGGCACAAGGCGAAGCAATTTCATCAATAAATGAATTACCAGCCGAGATACACGGTTTTCTTGATAAAGATAATGCACCTGAAAATATACTCATACAGCGTAATAACTCAGTTGCATTCACATCATTAAGTCAGGACTTGAAAGATAAAGGTGTTATTTTCACAGATATCTTTACAGCACTTCAACAACATGAAGATCTAGTGAAAAAATATTATATGAAAGATGCTGTCACTATTGATGAGCATCGATTGACAGCCATGCACGCTGCTTTAATGAACGGTGGAATTTTTGTTTATATTCCAAAGAATGTTCAAGTGGAGACTCCGATACAAACTATTTTTTGGCAGGAAGATCCAGAAGTAGCATTGTTTAATCATGTGTTAGTTGTTGCAGAGGAAAGCAGTTCCTTAACATACGTGGAAAATTATATTTCCCACAATTATGAGCAAGAAACCATCGCAAATGTAGTTACAGAAGTAATTGCACATGATAATGCGAAGATTTCATTTGGTGGAGTGGATAACTTTGCAGCTGGAACAACGTCCTATATGAATCGTCGTGGCGTTGCATACCGAGATGCATCCATTGATTGGGCGATTGGTGAAATGAACGACGGACATACTGTTTTTGAAAACATTACACACTTAGTGGGTGATAATTCAACAGGCCATGCGAAAACGGTGACAGTTGGCCGAGGAAATTTAATTCAAAACCTTACGACGAAAAGTGTGCATTTCGGGAAAGATACAGATGCACATATTCTTCAACACGGTGTTATGAAAGATAAAGCAACATCGATTTTTAACGCCATTGGTAAAGTTGAGAATGGTGCAACAAGATCGAACGCGGAACAGGAATCAAGGGTGTTAATGTTAAGTGAAAAAGCTCGTGGCGATGCAAACCCAATTTTATTAATTGATGAAGATGACGTTACAGCAGGGCACGCCGCTTCTGTCGGTAGAGTTGATCCGCTTCAGTTATATTATTTAATGAGTCGTGGAATTTCACAAGCAGAAGCAGAACGGTTAATTATTTTCGGATTCCTTGCTCCTGTTGTAAATCAATTACCGATTGCGTCTGTCAGAGAGCAATTGACGCAATTAATTGAGAGGAAGGTATACTAA
- a CDS encoding M23 family metallopeptidase, with protein sequence MIFSYSGTLNAEDDEEDIYDERMALFKKTEALTQIPWYYFAAIDNFERNIKENDDDEQVISIDIPADRWFGIGNSAMIKDKRIIEFFNGVGKDGSGNGKADPNDPEDILYTMANILLESGPTKDDIKIALWNYYKRDLTVQTIINTSKVFKEFQEINLTNRDFPVSTEYNYSYNNTWGDRRGFGGLRIHEGTDIFADHGTPVKSTTYGVVEIMGWNLYGGWRIGIRDIFNIYHYYGHMNGYSDDLKVGQVVQPGDVIGSVGSTGYGPPGTSGKFPPHLHYGMYKDNGEREWSFDPYPFLQKWERIAKE encoded by the coding sequence ATGATATTTTCCTATTCAGGGACGCTGAATGCCGAAGATGACGAAGAGGATATTTATGATGAGCGAATGGCGCTTTTCAAAAAAACAGAGGCTCTTACACAAATCCCATGGTATTACTTCGCAGCTATCGATAACTTTGAAAGAAACATAAAAGAAAACGATGACGATGAACAAGTTATTTCGATTGATATCCCAGCTGATCGTTGGTTTGGAATAGGGAATAGTGCCATGATTAAAGATAAGCGCATCATTGAATTTTTTAATGGAGTAGGGAAAGATGGAAGTGGGAATGGGAAAGCTGACCCAAATGATCCTGAAGATATCCTGTACACAATGGCAAATATACTTCTCGAGTCTGGGCCAACAAAAGATGATATCAAGATTGCCCTGTGGAACTATTATAAACGAGATCTAACCGTACAAACCATTATAAATACTTCCAAAGTATTTAAAGAATTTCAGGAAATTAATTTAACAAATAGGGATTTCCCAGTTTCTACAGAATATAATTACAGCTACAATAATACATGGGGGGACAGACGTGGCTTCGGCGGTTTGCGAATCCATGAAGGAACAGATATATTTGCAGATCATGGGACGCCAGTAAAATCCACAACCTATGGTGTAGTTGAAATAATGGGATGGAACTTATATGGTGGATGGAGAATCGGCATACGTGATATATTTAACATTTACCATTATTATGGGCATATGAATGGATACAGTGATGACCTGAAAGTAGGTCAAGTTGTTCAGCCAGGAGATGTTATTGGAAGTGTCGGCTCTACTGGTTACGGGCCTCCAGGGACATCTGGAAAATTCCCACCTCATTTGCACTATGGCATGTACAAGGATAACGGGGAAAGGGAATGGTCATTTGATCCTTATCCTTTCCTACAGAAATGGGAAAGAATAGCAAAAGAATAA
- a CDS encoding Na+/H+ antiporter NhaC family protein, translating into MEGTIFSIIPAVLMLVLVLITRNVLISLGTGILIGALFIHDFAILDSIREIWTIFYEIFILDGALNTGNILLIAFLLLLGTMTAFLQASGGSRAFGEWMIKRVKTRTGAQIMTPVLGLVIFIDDYFNSLAVGQIARPLTDRHKVSRAKLAYFIDSTSAPITVISPISSWGAYIIGILGGLFAANGITDIQPLEAFIQMIPLNLYALSALLLVFLVAYFKMDIGPMRTHEQRAIETGQLLNPEKDNAPGDLGDTFVPHKGGKIFHLLIPIAMLIGATVVSMIVTGANASKGDVTILTTFANTDVNLSLFIGGLSAVLTGLVFHLQQEEPRANGLTIFIEGIKTMLPAIYILVLAWMIGSIIGTLETGEYLAQIVNDASISASLLPFLFFFIAGVMAVSTGTSWGTFGIMLPIAAEVAVITDINMLLPSLAAVLAGSVFGDHCTPISDTTILSSIGAGSNHIDHVLTQLPYAILAAVAASIGYLIIGVTNQVLLPLLATFIVVIGIGIIIGFVNKSKINKA; encoded by the coding sequence ATGGAAGGAACCATTTTTTCAATAATTCCAGCAGTATTAATGCTTGTACTCGTATTAATAACGAGGAATGTATTGATTTCGCTTGGTACAGGCATTCTGATTGGGGCATTATTCATTCATGATTTCGCAATCTTGGATTCGATACGAGAGATTTGGACTATTTTTTATGAAATCTTTATTTTGGATGGGGCATTAAATACAGGTAATATTTTACTTATTGCTTTTTTGCTATTACTAGGTACGATGACAGCATTCCTGCAAGCATCTGGTGGGAGCAGAGCGTTTGGTGAATGGATGATAAAGCGTGTGAAGACAAGAACAGGTGCGCAGATTATGACTCCTGTACTGGGCTTAGTTATTTTTATAGATGATTACTTCAATAGTCTTGCTGTTGGACAAATAGCTAGACCGCTAACCGATCGTCATAAAGTATCAAGGGCAAAACTTGCTTATTTCATTGATTCAACATCAGCTCCGATAACCGTGATTTCACCTATATCAAGCTGGGGAGCTTATATTATTGGGATACTCGGTGGCTTATTTGCTGCTAATGGAATAACCGATATTCAACCACTTGAGGCTTTTATTCAAATGATTCCATTGAACTTATATGCATTATCAGCACTATTACTTGTTTTTCTGGTAGCCTATTTTAAAATGGATATCGGCCCGATGCGTACGCATGAACAACGAGCAATTGAAACAGGGCAGCTGTTAAATCCAGAAAAAGATAATGCACCAGGGGATCTGGGTGATACCTTTGTACCTCATAAAGGTGGTAAGATATTTCATTTATTAATACCAATTGCTATGTTAATTGGAGCTACAGTTGTTTCGATGATTGTTACGGGTGCTAATGCCAGTAAAGGTGACGTTACAATTTTAACTACTTTTGCAAATACAGATGTTAATTTGTCCTTGTTTATCGGTGGTTTAAGTGCAGTTTTAACCGGTCTTGTATTCCATTTGCAACAAGAAGAACCGAGAGCGAATGGACTTACCATTTTTATAGAAGGTATAAAAACCATGCTTCCAGCTATATATATATTAGTATTGGCATGGATGATCGGTTCGATAATTGGCACGTTAGAAACAGGGGAGTATTTAGCGCAAATTGTAAATGATGCCTCGATTAGCGCGTCGTTACTGCCATTCCTCTTCTTCTTTATCGCTGGGGTGATGGCAGTCTCAACGGGGACATCGTGGGGAACATTTGGTATCATGTTGCCAATTGCAGCAGAAGTAGCTGTTATTACAGACATCAACATGCTTCTACCCTCGTTAGCTGCTGTGTTAGCTGGTTCCGTTTTTGGTGATCATTGTACGCCAATTTCGGATACAACGATCTTGTCTTCCATTGGAGCTGGATCCAATCATATTGATCATGTTCTAACACAATTGCCGTACGCTATCCTAGCAGCAGTCGCTGCTAGTATTGGTTATCTTATTATTGGTGTAACAAACCAAGTTTTACTGCCATTATTAGCTACTTTCATTGTTGTTATAGGTATTGGGATAATAATTGGTTTTGTAAACAAATCAAAAATAAATAAGGCATAA
- the sufU gene encoding Fe-S cluster assembly sulfur transfer protein SufU: MSMNNLDTLYRQVIMDHYKNPRNKGAIDGDTLTVDMNNPTCGDRIELHLQLEGEIVKDVKFEGEGCSISMSSASMMTQAIKGKKLDDALNMSKVFSNMMIGEDVDTEELEDIAALQGVSKFPARIKCATLAWKAMEKGVHEE, encoded by the coding sequence ATGTCTATGAATAACCTAGATACACTATATAGGCAAGTAATTATGGATCATTATAAGAACCCACGTAACAAAGGGGCTATCGATGGAGATACATTGACTGTTGATATGAATAACCCAACTTGCGGTGATCGTATAGAATTGCATTTACAACTGGAAGGCGAGATTGTTAAAGATGTGAAGTTTGAAGGTGAAGGCTGTTCCATTAGCATGTCCTCCGCGTCAATGATGACCCAGGCTATTAAAGGGAAAAAACTTGATGATGCATTGAATATGTCAAAAGTATTTTCAAATATGATGATTGGGGAAGATGTTGACACAGAGGAGCTAGAGGATATTGCAGCGCTTCAGGGGGTTTCTAAATTCCCTGCACGTATTAAATGTGCAACTCTCGCATGGAAGGCAATGGAAAAAGGTGTTCATGAAGAGTAG
- a CDS encoding cysteine desulfurase, which translates to MDVKAIRQQFPILDQEVNGHPLVYLDSSATSQKPLAVINAVNDYYKQDNSNVHRGVHTLGSRATDKYEGAREKVCQFINADSHAEVIFNRGTTSGINTVASSYARQNLKPGDEVVITPMEHHSNIIPWQQAVKASGATLKYIPLQPDGTIALEDVREVVTSNTKVVAITHVSNVLGTVNPVKEIAKIAHDHDAVIVVDGAQGAPHLKVDVQDLDCDFYALSGHKMCGPTGIGVLYGKKKLLEAMEPFEFGGEMIDFVNLYDSTWKELPWKFEGGTPVIAGAVGLGAAIDFLSEIGMDAITKHEKILADYAMEQMRTIEGINVYGPESRAALVTFNLADVHPHDTATVLDSEGIAVRAGHHCAQPLMRWLDVTATARASFYLYNTKEDVDLLVNGLLKTKEYFGDVYE; encoded by the coding sequence ATGGATGTAAAAGCCATCAGGCAACAATTTCCGATATTAGATCAGGAAGTTAACGGACATCCACTCGTATATCTAGATTCATCGGCTACCTCTCAAAAACCTTTGGCAGTTATTAATGCTGTTAATGACTATTATAAGCAAGATAATTCGAATGTGCACCGAGGCGTTCATACGCTAGGCTCACGAGCAACGGATAAATATGAGGGCGCACGTGAGAAAGTTTGTCAGTTTATTAACGCAGACAGTCATGCTGAAGTGATATTTAATCGCGGAACAACATCAGGAATCAATACCGTTGCATCTAGTTATGCGCGCCAGAATTTAAAGCCGGGAGATGAAGTTGTCATTACTCCAATGGAACACCATAGCAACATTATTCCATGGCAACAGGCGGTAAAAGCATCTGGAGCAACTTTAAAATATATACCGTTGCAACCAGATGGTACTATAGCACTTGAGGATGTCCGTGAAGTAGTTACTTCAAATACTAAAGTTGTTGCGATTACGCATGTATCCAACGTACTGGGAACTGTAAATCCGGTTAAGGAAATTGCAAAGATAGCCCATGATCATGATGCAGTTATTGTAGTGGATGGTGCACAGGGAGCGCCTCATTTGAAGGTTGATGTGCAGGATCTGGATTGCGATTTTTATGCATTATCTGGTCACAAAATGTGCGGACCAACAGGAATCGGTGTGTTATATGGAAAGAAAAAACTTCTAGAAGCAATGGAACCTTTTGAATTTGGTGGAGAAATGATTGATTTCGTCAACTTGTATGATTCAACATGGAAGGAACTCCCTTGGAAATTTGAAGGTGGGACACCGGTTATCGCTGGAGCAGTTGGCCTTGGTGCTGCAATAGATTTCTTAAGTGAAATTGGAATGGATGCCATTACAAAGCATGAGAAAATACTAGCAGATTATGCAATGGAACAAATGCGTACAATTGAAGGTATAAACGTGTATGGCCCAGAAAGTCGTGCGGCCTTGGTTACGTTTAATTTAGCTGATGTACATCCACATGATACGGCAACCGTGCTTGATTCAGAAGGTATTGCGGTACGTGCAGGTCACCATTGCGCACAGCCACTCATGCGATGGCTCGATGTAACGGCAACAGCTCGAGCAAGTTTTTATCTATATAATACAAAAGAAGATGTCGATCTTTTGGTTAATGGACTTTTGAAAACAAAGGAGTATTTCGGTGATGTCTATGAATAA
- the sufB gene encoding Fe-S cluster assembly protein SufB codes for MAKEIPEMEGYEYGFQDKDVSVFRTERGLTKAVVEEISRMKDEPEWMLEKRLKALEVFYSKPMPQWGGDLDELDFDEIVYYVKASETQGRTWDEVPEEIKETFDKLGIPEAEQKYLAGVSAQYESEVVYHSLEKDLEEQGIIFKDTDTALQENEELVKEYFGKVIPAADNKFSALNTAVWSGGSFIYIPKGVHTSSPLQAYFRINSENMGQFERTLIIVDEGASVHYVEGCTAPVFTTNSLHSAVVEIFVGKDAYCRYTTIQNWANNVYNLVTKRATVDANGTMEWIDGNMGSKLTMKYPSVLLKGEGSRGMTLSIALAGKGQHQDAGAKMHHLAPNTSSSIVSKSISKKGGKVSYRGIVHFGRKADGARSNIECDTLIMDNQSTSDTIPYNEIYNDNISLEHEAKVSKVSEEQLFYLMSRGLSEQEATDMIVMGFIEPFTKELPMEYAVEMNRLIKHEMEGSIG; via the coding sequence ATGGCAAAAGAAATTCCAGAAATGGAAGGTTATGAGTATGGGTTTCAGGATAAAGACGTATCGGTCTTCCGTACAGAAAGAGGCTTAACGAAGGCTGTTGTTGAGGAAATTTCACGGATGAAAGACGAACCTGAATGGATGCTTGAGAAACGTCTAAAAGCGTTGGAAGTTTTTTATAGTAAACCAATGCCACAATGGGGCGGAGACCTAGATGAATTAGATTTTGATGAAATCGTCTACTATGTAAAAGCTTCTGAAACACAAGGTAGAACGTGGGATGAAGTACCAGAAGAAATTAAAGAAACTTTTGATAAACTGGGCATTCCAGAAGCAGAACAGAAATATTTAGCAGGTGTATCTGCACAATATGAATCAGAAGTTGTTTACCATAGCTTGGAAAAAGATTTAGAAGAACAAGGAATTATCTTTAAGGATACAGATACTGCACTTCAAGAGAACGAAGAATTAGTCAAGGAGTACTTTGGTAAAGTAATTCCAGCCGCTGATAATAAATTCTCTGCATTGAATACCGCAGTTTGGTCTGGTGGTTCATTCATCTACATTCCAAAAGGAGTACACACAAGTTCTCCCCTACAAGCCTATTTTCGAATTAACTCGGAAAATATGGGACAATTTGAACGAACACTAATCATTGTTGATGAAGGTGCATCTGTTCATTATGTAGAGGGTTGTACAGCACCAGTGTTTACAACAAACTCCCTGCACAGTGCAGTGGTTGAGATTTTCGTAGGAAAAGATGCATATTGCCGTTACACAACCATTCAAAACTGGGCTAATAATGTATATAATCTAGTTACAAAACGAGCAACCGTTGATGCGAATGGTACCATGGAATGGATCGATGGCAACATGGGATCAAAACTTACCATGAAATATCCATCTGTTCTTCTAAAAGGAGAAGGGTCGCGTGGAATGACGCTTTCCATTGCACTCGCTGGTAAAGGTCAACACCAAGACGCTGGAGCTAAAATGCATCACTTGGCACCAAATACGTCATCATCTATCGTTTCAAAGTCCATCTCGAAAAAAGGTGGTAAAGTATCCTACCGCGGAATCGTTCACTTTGGACGTAAAGCAGATGGTGCTCGGTCGAATATTGAGTGTGATACGTTAATTATGGATAATCAATCAACATCTGATACAATTCCATATAATGAAATATACAATGACAATATTTCATTGGAGCATGAAGCGAAAGTTTCTAAAGTTTCAGAAGAGCAGCTGTTCTACTTAATGAGTAGAGGGCTTAGTGAACAAGAAGCAACGGACATGATCGTAATGGGCTTTATTGAGCCATTCACGAAAGAACTTCCAATGGAATATGCAGTTGAAATGAACCGCCTGATCAAGCATGAAATGGAAGGTTCAATCGGTTAA
- the yunB gene encoding sporulation protein YunB: MLVITMILFVIFVLLSIWIINDGITPTLMEIAELRTEEFATRAINSAVRFAEEYDFEEVTEMTRDNEGNITTYGWSSNIVSEINRVSTDRVEEFFYKMNRGEPLSFDTPLEEPIDAEGDASYVEQDPTLIEVPIGQATGNAILANLGPTIPVNLELVGAVRTDVVHEIEPFGINGALLILYLIVEADVQIVIPFTTEVAEVTTKIYIDSGTVMGEVPDFFGGGNNDPSISVPREDFQD; the protein is encoded by the coding sequence ATGTTAGTGATTACAATGATTCTGTTTGTTATATTTGTTTTATTAAGTATATGGATAATTAACGATGGAATCACTCCAACGTTAATGGAAATAGCTGAGTTAAGAACAGAAGAATTTGCAACACGTGCTATTAATTCCGCAGTCCGATTTGCGGAGGAGTATGATTTTGAAGAGGTTACAGAAATGACCAGAGATAATGAAGGGAATATTACGACATACGGATGGAGTTCAAACATTGTAAGTGAAATAAATCGAGTATCAACAGATCGTGTGGAAGAGTTTTTTTATAAGATGAACAGAGGGGAGCCATTAAGCTTTGACACCCCCCTTGAAGAACCAATCGATGCTGAAGGTGACGCTAGTTATGTTGAGCAAGACCCGACTTTAATCGAGGTTCCAATCGGGCAAGCAACTGGAAATGCAATTCTTGCTAATTTAGGTCCGACTATTCCCGTTAACCTTGAACTTGTGGGTGCTGTTAGAACCGATGTCGTTCATGAGATAGAGCCATTTGGAATAAATGGTGCTTTACTTATCCTATATCTAATCGTGGAAGCTGATGTGCAAATTGTCATTCCATTTACGACCGAAGTTGCAGAAGTGACTACGAAAATTTATATTGACTCTGGAACCGTTATGGGAGAAGTGCCAGATTTCTTCGGTGGGGGGAATAATGATCCATCAATATCTGTACCAAGAGAAGACTTTCAGGACTAA
- a CDS encoding bifunctional metallophosphatase/5'-nucleotidase, producing MLEKLYFYYTNDLHSNFDQWARVTGFLKEKKAMKEAANESTWTIDIGDHVDRVHPIAEAFMGKANVELMNDAGYDLATIGNNEGITLSRDDFFHLYDDAAFQVVCANLHSMDNQEPDWLHPSVKIESINGVRIGVIGLTAPFNAFYELLDWHVASPYQTLKKYVKQLKQSTDVIILLSHLGLSEDQEIARRFADIDVIIGGHTHHLLRTGEHINNTVITAAGKHCAFIGEVILTWDHDQGKLVTKEAYTTDVTHLAKDLETEQKLYELSEEADKILEEKIVHIHSPIEVKWFKDTVIMQELTNTVQDWTNADCAMLNAGLLLDQIPAGDVTYKDIHQICPHPINPVVIDLKGNELLEVIRASFTKDFMELKLKGFGFRGEILGRMQFSGIEVETYVHETGEEYVQHVWFDGEPLDAERTYKVATADTFTFGRLLPEIAKSENKHYFLPEFLRDILADTLRIKFGDK from the coding sequence ATGCTGGAAAAACTTTATTTCTATTATACAAATGATTTACATAGCAATTTTGACCAGTGGGCACGTGTTACTGGATTTTTAAAAGAAAAAAAAGCAATGAAAGAAGCAGCAAATGAATCTACCTGGACAATTGATATTGGGGATCATGTGGATCGTGTTCATCCAATTGCTGAAGCATTTATGGGGAAAGCAAATGTGGAATTAATGAATGATGCAGGCTATGACTTAGCAACAATCGGAAATAATGAAGGAATTACATTATCTCGAGATGATTTCTTTCATTTGTATGATGATGCAGCGTTTCAAGTAGTTTGCGCGAATTTACACAGCATGGATAATCAGGAGCCGGATTGGCTTCATCCTTCTGTGAAAATTGAATCTATTAATGGTGTTAGAATTGGTGTTATTGGTCTAACTGCACCATTTAACGCTTTTTATGAATTACTTGATTGGCATGTAGCCTCGCCATACCAAACATTGAAAAAATACGTGAAGCAGCTGAAACAGTCTACAGATGTTATTATCTTATTGTCTCATTTGGGATTAAGCGAAGATCAGGAGATAGCAAGAAGGTTTGCAGATATTGATGTCATTATTGGTGGACATACACACCATTTATTGAGAACAGGGGAACATATCAACAATACAGTGATTACAGCTGCTGGTAAGCATTGCGCATTTATTGGAGAAGTTATTTTAACATGGGATCATGATCAGGGAAAGCTAGTGACAAAAGAAGCATATACCACGGATGTTACGCATCTTGCAAAAGATTTAGAAACGGAACAAAAGTTATATGAGTTGAGTGAAGAAGCGGATAAAATTCTAGAGGAAAAGATTGTTCATATCCATTCACCAATTGAGGTAAAGTGGTTCAAAGATACAGTAATCATGCAGGAGCTGACCAACACTGTACAGGACTGGACGAATGCCGATTGTGCGATGTTGAATGCAGGACTTTTATTAGATCAAATTCCTGCTGGAGATGTTACATATAAGGACATTCATCAAATTTGTCCACATCCAATCAATCCGGTTGTAATCGATCTCAAAGGTAACGAGTTGCTTGAGGTGATTCGTGCGTCCTTTACTAAGGATTTTATGGAATTGAAGTTGAAAGGATTTGGCTTTCGTGGAGAGATTTTAGGACGGATGCAATTTTCGGGCATAGAAGTGGAGACATATGTACATGAGACGGGCGAAGAATATGTTCAACATGTTTGGTTTGATGGAGAGCCTTTGGATGCTGAACGGACCTATAAGGTTGCAACAGCAGACACGTTTACGTTTGGTCGGCTGTTACCTGAAATAGCCAAGTCGGAAAATAAGCATTATTTTCTTCCTGAATTTCTAAGGGATATACTTGCTGATACGTTACGAATTAAATTTGGAGATAAATAG